One region of Termitidicoccus mucosus genomic DNA includes:
- a CDS encoding autotransporter-associated beta strand repeat-containing protein: MSAAGNFYNGDTGAGALTIGQSGSIGAGGTYAQNAGSTLTLMLDGTLGGRGAFVTAAAANLAGTLVVHATGTASGTKASTLADHVQVLIRTGTLTGDFAGKTVTGGTSVADYLAYSAFIVGGTDYVLGSQLAWHTGTGGAHGNFTLGAGETFEVDVALADAAAPNASGWDGQSLAKLGDGLLILSASNGYSGTTFAGGGTLAITGHVGGAAGYIAGAGTTAWVTVGGSGSWGTAGDLHVGGSGTGYLAIAGGGRVSTGGTAFIDDGFGQVDVSGTAFWQVAGDLFVGTDGTGSLLISESGSVSTAGHGYLGYSATATGTATVGGGGFWSSATTFYVGYSGTGALVLGGSGSIGTAQDAYLGYNNNAAGAAAIGGAALWTAGADFYNGLAGTGSLALRESGSLAVGGTYFQNAQSTLALALEPGRTTAYLTARTAALGGALVVDGFTGTTSGTRAGEVLAAPARVLIRTTGTITGDFAAKTINGGTSPVDYLTHNAFVATGGTDYVLGTQLTWQSGTALAHGTFTVGPGGAFEVDVALADESPANASGWDGGSLTKAGAGLLVLSASNSYTGSTSVQAGELRVTHTAALGAGLVDIAGGATLTGAFASAYTFASTLQGAGLLAVDLGASTPTFNFASGALSAGFTGTAALRNSTFTLTGGALANATLSSGSGNRTLVGTGTHTLAGLALDGGRVDFDTNVPADIVSPAFVAATGTIHLASGTVGVRIPQSGTAPAVAQTPLLQQDDGALTRLASSATTTGNIGGIALVDLATGALVSATQSAAISQSGTQVATGTYGYGLAGRDASANNGLHVSYGLVAVDILAGRTLLLDSDTTAPAGGNDFKAVITGSGHLALSPASAITLNASNRYTGTTLITGGTLIAGADDALGRTSHLALAANAAYDLAGNTQTLGGGRIDGALLGSGSLGLGGNVDITGTNAAFAADIGVTGTTTLHHTQALGATGATAIAADAELLLVSSTGAFSKRLGGQGRFALAAGSTVALTGANTAFGGTFAIAQNTALGAGSAAHLGSAALAADGLLTLSSTAAETLANALGGSGTFVKDGAGNLTIARSNAFTGVTTVAGGTLTLSDLHGTGTGDITNHAALVLAASGIFANNLLGSGTTIIDPGVILTGSNALAAWDVTASGTASVTQQQNLGDAATHVDGRLVITASAGWNYANALTGTGVLSVDTSGSAFAFTPAALPPPPAGFHGTLALGHSAFDLSGVNTAALADATLQLDDGNHTTVGSGTQQIGNLALASGTITFTLGASGTQADGIVSTGVLDVRDTVIRVDTGSFTGNGGLPLLRQDEGMSLLLVQSDTLAAGSKTLVTGSHLVDQNGSSISSAAQNDIVQSGTLTASGTYNFAALAGNTGLHLAYTLTALDLLAGRTTVLDHETAFLGAITGGTTPGGHELHALVSGSGNLQISATGAIWLNNPANTYTGATSSPAAPSSPALPAPSATPRSSPSRTAPPSISTTPRRPRRRPHPRRGRPARHRHAAPRRRPPRHPRRQHRLCRAGRHHRHRAPRARARPRRLGHPRARLRRRHPHPRHRRRRHLRHRVLRQPGLVHQDGASAVAIARANAFGGTAAIRSGTLAAAHIAALGTASVDIAAGAAFEYRGIAAGVSQNTFSGSGALSVISSTLAIARDNTMALVSIDNAVVTMRSSLALGAAATVVTLHNAASALRIDTPGARLGTLHLNGGLLAFAEPPASPPPPPPTTAPASRPSARAPAASSSTWTSPAPPASTPPPA, translated from the coding sequence GTGAGCGCGGCGGGCAATTTTTATAACGGCGACACCGGCGCCGGCGCGCTCACGATCGGCCAGTCCGGCAGCATCGGCGCCGGCGGCACGTATGCGCAGAACGCCGGCTCCACGCTCACCCTCATGCTCGACGGCACGCTGGGCGGGCGCGGGGCGTTCGTCACGGCGGCGGCGGCAAACCTCGCCGGCACGCTGGTCGTCCACGCCACCGGCACCGCCAGCGGCACCAAGGCCAGCACGCTCGCCGACCACGTGCAGGTGCTCATCCGCACGGGCACCCTCACCGGCGACTTCGCCGGCAAGACCGTCACCGGCGGCACCAGCGTGGCGGACTACCTGGCCTACAGCGCGTTCATCGTGGGCGGCACCGACTACGTGCTCGGCTCGCAGCTCGCGTGGCACACCGGCACGGGCGGCGCGCACGGCAACTTCACGCTCGGCGCGGGCGAAACGTTCGAGGTGGACGTTGCCCTGGCCGACGCCGCCGCGCCCAACGCCTCGGGCTGGGACGGGCAATCGCTCGCCAAGCTCGGCGACGGCCTGCTCATCCTCAGCGCCAGCAACGGCTATAGCGGCACGACCTTCGCCGGCGGCGGCACCCTGGCCATCACCGGCCACGTCGGCGGCGCGGCCGGTTACATCGCCGGCGCCGGCACCACGGCGTGGGTCACCGTCGGCGGCAGCGGGTCCTGGGGCACGGCGGGCGACCTGCACGTCGGCGGCAGCGGCACCGGTTACCTGGCCATCGCCGGCGGCGGCCGCGTGTCCACCGGCGGCACGGCCTTCATCGACGACGGCTTCGGCCAGGTGGACGTGAGCGGCACGGCCTTCTGGCAGGTCGCGGGCGACTTGTTCGTCGGCACCGACGGCACCGGCAGCCTGCTCATCAGCGAGAGCGGCAGTGTCAGCACCGCCGGGCATGGTTACCTCGGCTACTCGGCAACCGCGACGGGCACGGCCACGGTCGGCGGCGGCGGGTTCTGGAGCAGCGCCACGACATTCTACGTCGGCTACAGCGGCACGGGCGCGCTCGTGCTCGGCGGGAGCGGCAGCATCGGCACCGCCCAGGACGCCTACCTCGGCTACAACAACAACGCCGCCGGCGCGGCCGCGATCGGCGGCGCGGCGTTGTGGACGGCCGGCGCCGACTTTTATAACGGCCTCGCCGGCACCGGCTCGCTCGCCCTCCGCGAAAGCGGCTCGCTGGCCGTCGGCGGCACGTATTTCCAAAACGCCCAATCCACGCTCGCCCTCGCCCTCGAGCCCGGCCGGACGACGGCCTACCTGACCGCGCGGACGGCGGCGCTCGGCGGCGCCCTGGTGGTGGACGGCTTCACCGGCACCACCAGCGGCACCCGCGCCGGCGAGGTGCTCGCCGCGCCCGCCCGGGTGCTCATCCGCACGACCGGCACCATCACGGGCGATTTCGCGGCAAAGACCATCAACGGCGGCACCAGCCCCGTCGATTACCTCACCCACAACGCCTTCGTCGCCACCGGCGGCACCGACTACGTGCTGGGCACGCAACTGACCTGGCAGAGCGGCACCGCCCTCGCGCACGGCACCTTCACCGTCGGCCCGGGCGGCGCCTTCGAGGTGGACGTTGCCCTCGCCGACGAATCCCCCGCCAACGCCTCCGGCTGGGACGGCGGCTCGCTGACCAAGGCCGGCGCGGGCCTGCTCGTCCTCAGCGCGAGCAACAGTTACACCGGCAGCACCAGCGTGCAGGCGGGCGAGCTGCGCGTCACGCACACCGCCGCCCTCGGCGCAGGCCTGGTGGACATCGCCGGCGGCGCGACCCTCACCGGCGCCTTCGCCAGCGCCTACACCTTTGCCAGCACCCTCCAAGGCGCGGGCCTGCTCGCGGTCGACCTCGGCGCTTCGACGCCAACTTTCAACTTCGCCTCCGGCGCGCTCAGCGCCGGCTTCACCGGCACCGCCGCGCTGCGCAACAGCACCTTCACGCTCACCGGCGGCGCGCTCGCCAACGCCACGCTCTCCTCCGGCTCCGGCAACCGCACCCTCGTCGGCACCGGCACCCACACGCTCGCCGGCCTCGCGCTCGACGGCGGCCGCGTGGACTTCGACACCAACGTCCCCGCCGACATCGTTTCGCCCGCCTTCGTCGCCGCCACCGGCACGATCCACCTCGCCAGCGGCACCGTCGGCGTGCGCATCCCGCAAAGCGGCACCGCCCCCGCCGTCGCCCAGACCCCGCTGCTCCAGCAGGACGACGGCGCGCTCACCCGGCTCGCCTCCTCCGCGACCACCACCGGCAACATCGGCGGCATCGCGCTGGTGGACCTCGCCACCGGCGCGCTCGTCAGTGCCACCCAGTCCGCCGCCATCAGCCAGTCCGGCACGCAAGTCGCCACCGGCACCTACGGCTACGGCCTCGCCGGCCGCGACGCCTCCGCCAACAACGGCCTGCATGTCAGCTACGGCCTCGTCGCGGTGGACATCCTCGCCGGCCGGACGCTCCTGCTCGACAGCGACACCACCGCGCCCGCCGGCGGCAACGATTTCAAGGCCGTCATCACCGGCAGCGGCCACCTCGCCCTCTCCCCCGCCTCCGCCATCACGCTCAATGCCTCCAACCGCTACACCGGCACGACGCTCATCACCGGCGGCACCCTCATCGCCGGCGCCGACGACGCCCTCGGCCGCACTTCGCACCTCGCGCTGGCCGCCAACGCCGCCTACGACCTCGCCGGCAACACCCAGACCCTCGGCGGCGGCCGGATTGACGGCGCCCTTCTCGGCTCCGGCTCGCTCGGCCTCGGCGGAAACGTGGACATCACCGGCACCAACGCCGCCTTCGCCGCCGACATCGGCGTCACCGGCACGACCACGCTCCACCACACGCAGGCCCTCGGCGCCACCGGCGCCACCGCCATCGCCGCCGACGCGGAGCTCCTGCTGGTCTCCTCCACCGGCGCCTTCTCCAAGCGCCTCGGCGGCCAGGGCCGCTTCGCCCTCGCCGCCGGCAGCACCGTGGCCCTCACCGGCGCGAACACCGCCTTCGGCGGCACCTTCGCCATCGCCCAAAACACCGCGCTCGGCGCCGGCTCGGCCGCCCACCTCGGCTCCGCCGCCCTCGCCGCCGACGGCCTCCTCACCCTCTCCAGCACCGCCGCCGAAACCCTCGCCAACGCCCTCGGCGGCTCCGGCACCTTCGTCAAGGACGGCGCGGGCAACCTGACGATTGCCCGGTCCAACGCCTTCACCGGCGTCACCACCGTCGCCGGCGGCACCCTCACCCTCAGCGACCTCCACGGCACCGGCACCGGCGACATCACCAACCACGCCGCCCTCGTCCTCGCCGCCAGCGGCATCTTTGCCAACAACCTCCTCGGCTCCGGCACCACCATCATCGACCCCGGCGTGATCCTCACCGGCAGCAACGCCCTCGCCGCCTGGGACGTCACCGCCTCCGGCACCGCCTCCGTCACCCAACAGCAAAACCTCGGCGACGCCGCCACGCACGTCGACGGCCGCCTGGTCATCACCGCCTCCGCCGGCTGGAACTACGCCAACGCCCTCACCGGCACCGGCGTGCTCTCCGTCGACACCTCCGGCAGCGCCTTCGCCTTCACGCCCGCCGCCCTGCCCCCGCCTCCCGCCGGCTTCCACGGCACCCTCGCCCTGGGCCACAGCGCCTTCGACCTCTCCGGCGTGAACACCGCCGCGCTCGCCGACGCCACGCTGCAGCTCGACGACGGCAATCACACCACCGTCGGCAGCGGCACGCAGCAAATCGGCAACCTCGCGCTCGCCAGCGGCACGATCACCTTCACCCTCGGCGCGAGCGGCACCCAGGCCGACGGCATCGTCAGCACCGGCGTCCTCGATGTCCGCGACACCGTCATCCGCGTGGACACCGGCAGCTTCACCGGCAACGGCGGCCTCCCGCTACTCCGGCAGGACGAGGGCATGAGCCTCCTGCTCGTCCAGAGCGACACCCTCGCCGCCGGCAGCAAGACCCTCGTCACCGGCAGTCACCTCGTCGACCAGAACGGCAGCAGCATCAGCAGCGCCGCGCAAAACGACATCGTGCAGTCCGGCACGCTCACCGCCAGCGGCACCTACAACTTTGCCGCCCTCGCCGGCAACACCGGCCTCCACCTCGCCTACACGCTCACCGCCCTCGACCTGCTCGCGGGCCGCACCACCGTCCTCGACCACGAGACCGCCTTCCTCGGCGCCATCACCGGCGGCACGACCCCCGGCGGACACGAACTCCACGCCCTCGTCTCCGGCTCCGGCAACCTGCAAATCAGCGCCACCGGCGCCATCTGGCTCAACAACCCCGCCAACACCTACACCGGCGCCACCTCGTCACCGGCGGCACCCTCGTCGCCGGCGCTTCCGGCGCCCTCGGCCACACCGCGTTCCTCTCCGTCTCGGACAGCGCCGCCTTCAATCTCAACCACACCACGCAGACCTCGCCGGCGGCCTCATCCTCGGCGCGGACGGCCTGCAAGGCACCGGCACGCTGCACCTCGCCGCCGGCCTCCTCGACATCCACGCCGCCAACACCGGCTTTGCCGCGCTGGTCGCCACCACCGGCACCGTGCGCCTCGCGCACGTGCAAGGCCTCGGCGACTCGGGCACCCTCGCGCTCGACTCCGCCGCCGCCACCCTCATCCTCGACACCGCCGCCGGCGGCACCTTCGCCACCGCGTTCTCCGGCAGCCAGGGCTCGTTCATCAGGACGGCGCATCCGCCGTCGCCATCGCCCGCGCCAACGCCTTTGGCGGCACCGCCGCCATCCGCTCCGGCACCCTCGCCGCGGCCCATATCGCCGCGCTCGGCACCGCCAGCGTGGACATCGCGGCCGGCGCCGCCTTCGAGTATCGCGGCATCGCCGCCGGCGTCTCGCAAAACACCTTCAGCGGCTCCGGCGCCCTCTCCGTCATCAGCAGCACGCTCGCCATCGCCCGCGACAACACCATGGCGTTGGTCAGCATTGACAACGCCGTCGTCACCATGCGCTCCAGCCTCGCCCTCGGCGCCGCCGCCACCGTGGTCACGCTCCACAACGCCGCCTCCGCCCTCCGCATCGACACCCCCGGCGCCCGGCTCGGCACGCTGCACCTCAACGGCGGCCTCCTCGCCTTCGCCGAGCCGCCGGCTTCGCCGCCTCCGCCGCCGCCTACCACCGCGCCCGCATCGAGACCCTCGGCGCGGGCCCCGGCCGCTTCGAGTTCAACGTGGACTTCACCGGCGCCGCCGGCCTCGACCCCGCCGCCGGCATGA
- a CDS encoding beta strand repeat-containing protein, producing the protein MARGELNVSGSGWFQAGELSIGHQGFGTGATLEGAVTLTDSGSVTAGNIVIANSAGGGAVTTGSASVGGNALLASATNIILGNGTNSAALAVSGSGLVTAGGAYAQNAQSTLTLDAAGDGVTARGAGDAFIYASSATVGGTISVSGFATGSAFADAQSVVNSGHQVLISATSGTISGVFASATLAGVSALPDYLYGGIYKTTSGSSYVAGVNLAWFGDAASGHGNFTVAGGTSFDVNTTLSDTMGLAGSPAYASGWDGRSLTVTASNSGTLILSGSNTHTGTTTVNGGALAITGWTGSNAAGLIDGGAGGAANLIVSGSGYWGIVNGGDLRVGKTGTGSLTITGGTVNAGSFVYLGYDADAVGTGTVGGGGLLGANMIIVGEGGVGSLSVTGGVVAANTWISIGDSSNGLGTVGVGAGGLMTSGNNITVGNSGTGALVIAQGGTASAVGEIRFGYLGGVGSGTVGGVLAGSSNFYVGSDLGGTGALAVGGSGSVTAGGAYTQNTRSTLDLTLSGSLGSRGAFITAGSAQLSGTLTVNATGTAAFVNGGSASALANNAQVLLHTGGISGDFAAKSVSGGTSQKDFLTFGAFIVGGTDYVLGTQLTWLSGTDRSHGNFTLGEGEVFNVDVALGNTTPHGANLALSDSWDGASLTVTSSNRGDLILSASNSYSGTTLVNGGTLTITGYVGGTAGVIGSGSGTDGTVNLSGSGQWRMNGSAPLNIGNNTGTGALAITDSGTVTAGGVGIGATGLVAVGGAGHLGGGQFSVNGRLDAAGSAVVASTDFRVSSDALASGTAGVSGSAFLDVSGGGLIGYYSNTGTSTLALSESGSARFTGLSVNPTRTAGAGLVTVSGTSRLDITDYLAFGGSSYMNISGSGAVAVGGTVSFGQYAADFGVLAVGDSGALAAAGDFILGYSGAGTGTGQLNISGSGLVTAGGTYAQNANSTLALTVENRGAGDAFIYASSATVGGTISVSGFATGSVFASASSVLGSGHQVLISATSGTISGVFASATLAGAAGSLPDYLYGGIYKTDADTKYVAGVNLAWFGGAQDGRGNFTVAGGTSFDVNTTLSDTVGLAGSPAYASGWDGRSLTVTASNSGTLILSGSNTYTGTTTVNGGALAITGWTGSTAAGVVGATPGDSGAVAVGNGGYWQAQNDILVGGGGAGALAIAAGGTVHSLGGSEVGWAPGGSGSATVGGAWRSEGMMIVGDEGAARWPSGGRPGQQRHDQCDRALQRHRHRHGQRLVGQRQRLYTGYFGNGALTVTDSGSVTVGGGLFAGFDAGGRRQRQHRRHRQRPAGHGGQSHLGVAGTGALSVDAAGRVAAGGDITLGGTDTGSGTPVTGTGAGSGSAVITGGGR; encoded by the coding sequence GTGGCCCGCGGCGAACTGAATGTCAGCGGCAGCGGCTGGTTCCAGGCCGGCGAGTTGAGCATCGGCCACCAAGGCTTCGGCACGGGCGCCACGCTCGAGGGCGCGGTGACGCTGACCGACAGCGGCAGCGTCACCGCCGGCAACATCGTCATCGCCAACAGCGCGGGCGGCGGCGCCGTCACCACCGGCAGCGCCAGCGTCGGCGGCAACGCGCTGCTCGCCAGCGCCACCAATATCATCCTGGGCAACGGCACCAACTCCGCCGCGCTGGCCGTCAGCGGCAGCGGCCTGGTCACGGCGGGCGGCGCCTACGCGCAAAACGCCCAAAGCACGCTGACGCTGGACGCGGCCGGCGACGGCGTGACGGCGCGCGGCGCGGGCGACGCCTTCATTTACGCCTCGTCGGCGACGGTCGGCGGCACCATCAGCGTCAGCGGCTTTGCCACGGGCAGCGCGTTCGCGGACGCGCAAAGCGTCGTCAACAGCGGCCATCAAGTCCTCATCAGCGCGACCAGCGGCACCATCAGCGGCGTGTTCGCCAGCGCCACGCTGGCCGGCGTCAGCGCGCTGCCCGATTACCTTTACGGCGGCATCTACAAGACCACCAGCGGCAGCAGCTACGTCGCCGGTGTGAACCTCGCATGGTTCGGCGATGCCGCCAGCGGCCACGGCAACTTCACCGTCGCCGGCGGCACGAGCTTCGACGTCAACACCACCCTCAGCGACACCATGGGCCTCGCCGGTTCCCCCGCCTACGCCTCCGGCTGGGACGGTCGTTCGCTGACCGTCACCGCCAGCAACTCCGGCACGCTCATCCTCAGCGGCTCGAACACCCACACCGGCACGACCACGGTCAACGGCGGCGCGCTCGCCATCACCGGCTGGACGGGCAGCAACGCGGCGGGCTTGATTGACGGCGGCGCGGGCGGCGCGGCGAACCTCATCGTCAGCGGCAGCGGCTATTGGGGCATCGTCAACGGCGGCGACTTGCGCGTCGGCAAAACCGGCACCGGCAGCCTGACCATCACCGGCGGCACCGTCAACGCCGGCAGCTTTGTTTATCTTGGCTACGACGCGGACGCGGTTGGCACCGGCACGGTCGGCGGCGGCGGCCTGCTTGGGGCGAACATGATTATCGTCGGCGAAGGCGGCGTCGGCTCGCTCAGCGTCACGGGCGGCGTGGTTGCGGCAAACACGTGGATCTCCATCGGCGATTCGAGCAACGGACTTGGCACTGTTGGCGTCGGCGCGGGCGGCCTGATGACTTCCGGCAACAATATCACCGTCGGCAACAGCGGCACCGGCGCGCTGGTCATCGCGCAGGGCGGCACCGCCAGTGCCGTCGGCGAGATCCGCTTTGGCTACCTCGGCGGCGTCGGCAGCGGCACGGTCGGCGGCGTGCTCGCTGGCTCGAGCAATTTCTACGTCGGCTCCGACCTGGGCGGCACCGGCGCGCTGGCCGTCGGCGGCAGCGGCAGCGTCACCGCCGGCGGCGCTTACACGCAAAACACCCGCTCCACGCTCGACCTGACGCTCAGCGGCAGCCTCGGCAGTCGCGGCGCGTTCATCACCGCCGGCAGCGCGCAACTCAGCGGCACGCTGACCGTCAACGCCACGGGCACGGCGGCGTTCGTCAACGGCGGCAGCGCGTCGGCCTTGGCGAATAACGCGCAAGTACTCCTCCACACCGGGGGCATCAGCGGCGACTTCGCGGCGAAGAGCGTCAGCGGCGGGACCAGCCAGAAGGACTTCCTGACCTTCGGCGCGTTCATCGTCGGCGGCACCGACTACGTGCTCGGAACGCAGCTGACGTGGCTCAGCGGCACCGACCGCAGCCACGGCAACTTCACGCTGGGCGAGGGCGAGGTTTTCAACGTGGACGTGGCCTTGGGCAACACCACGCCGCACGGCGCGAACCTCGCCCTCAGCGACTCGTGGGATGGCGCGTCGCTGACCGTGACCTCGTCGAACCGGGGCGACCTCATCCTCAGCGCCAGCAACAGCTACAGCGGCACGACGCTGGTCAACGGGGGCACGCTGACCATCACCGGCTACGTCGGGGGCACGGCGGGTGTCATCGGCAGCGGCTCCGGCACCGACGGCACGGTCAACCTCAGCGGCAGCGGCCAGTGGCGCATGAACGGCTCCGCACCGCTCAACATCGGCAACAACACCGGCACCGGCGCGCTGGCCATCACTGACAGCGGCACGGTCACCGCCGGCGGCGTCGGCATCGGCGCCACCGGCCTGGTCGCCGTCGGCGGCGCCGGCCACCTCGGCGGCGGGCAGTTCAGCGTCAACGGCCGGTTGGACGCCGCCGGCAGCGCCGTCGTCGCCAGCACCGATTTCCGGGTCAGCAGCGACGCCCTCGCCAGCGGCACGGCCGGCGTCAGCGGCAGCGCGTTCCTCGATGTCTCCGGCGGCGGCCTCATCGGTTATTATTCCAACACCGGCACCAGCACGCTCGCCCTTTCCGAAAGCGGCAGCGCGCGCTTCACCGGCCTGAGCGTCAACCCGACGCGCACCGCGGGCGCGGGCCTGGTCACCGTCAGTGGCACGAGCCGCCTCGACATCACCGACTACCTCGCCTTCGGCGGCAGCAGCTACATGAACATCAGCGGCAGCGGCGCGGTCGCGGTCGGCGGCACGGTTTCCTTCGGGCAATACGCCGCCGACTTCGGCGTGCTGGCCGTCGGCGACAGCGGCGCGCTCGCGGCGGCGGGCGACTTCATCCTCGGCTACAGCGGCGCCGGCACCGGCACCGGCCAGCTCAACATCTCCGGCAGCGGCCTGGTCACCGCCGGCGGCACGTATGCGCAAAACGCCAACTCCACGCTGGCGCTGACGGTGGAAAACCGCGGCGCGGGCGACGCGTTCATTTACGCCTCGTCGGCGACGGTGGGCGGCACCATCAGCGTCAGCGGCTTTGCGACGGGCAGCGTGTTCGCCAGCGCGAGCAGCGTGCTTGGCAGCGGCCATCAAGTCCTCATCAGCGCGACCAGCGGCACCATCAGCGGCGTGTTCGCCAGCGCCACGCTGGCCGGAGCCGCCGGCAGCCTGCCCGACTACCTCTACGGCGGCATCTACAAGACCGACGCTGACACCAAATACGTCGCCGGCGTGAACCTCGCGTGGTTCGGCGGCGCGCAGGACGGCCGCGGCAATTTCACCGTCGCCGGCGGCACGAGCTTCGACGTCAACACCACCCTCAGCGACACCGTGGGCCTCGCCGGTTCGCCCGCCTACGCCTCCGGCTGGGACGGCCGTTCGCTGACCGTCACCGCCAGCAACTCCGGCACGCTCATCCTCAGCGGCTCGAACACCTACACCGGCACGACCACGGTCAACGGCGGCGCGCTCGCCATCACCGGCTGGACGGGCAGCACGGCGGCGGGCGTCGTCGGCGCGACTCCCGGCGACAGCGGCGCCGTCGCGGTCGGCAACGGCGGTTATTGGCAGGCGCAAAACGACATCCTCGTCGGCGGCGGCGGCGCGGGGGCGCTGGCCATCGCGGCGGGCGGCACGGTGCACAGCCTAGGCGGCAGTGAGGTCGGCTGGGCGCCGGGCGGCAGCGGCAGCGCCACCGTCGGCGGGGCGTGGCGCAGCGAAGGGATGATGATCGTGGGCGACGAGGGAGCGGCGCGCTGGCCGTCCGGCGGGCGGCCCGGTCAGCAGCGGCATGATCAGTGCGATCGGGCTCTTCAGCGGCACCGGCACCGCCACGGTCAGCGGCTGGTGGGACAGCGGCAGCGACTTTACACGGGCTATTTCGGCAACGGCGCGCTGACGGTGACCGACAGCGGCAGCGTCACCGTCGGCGGAGGACTGTTCGCCGGCTTCGATGCCGGCGGCCGCCGGCAGCGGCAGCATCGCCGTCACCGGCAGCGGCCTGCTGGCCACGGCGGGCAATCTCACCTCGGGGTGGCCGGCACCGGCGCGTTGAGCGTGGACGCGGCGGGCCGCGTCGCCGCCGGCGGGGACATCACCCTCGGCGGCACCGACACCGGCAGCGGCACCCCCGTCACCGGCACCGGCGCCGGCAGCGGCAGCGCCGTCATCACCGGCGGCGGCCGGTGA